In Vulpes lagopus strain Blue_001 chromosome 4, ASM1834538v1, whole genome shotgun sequence, the DNA window CAATGCCCGTTCACGGGACGGGCCGCTCTCATCCCCACAGGGCTCTGCCGGGTGCCTGGCACTTTTCTGAGAACAAACCCCCGTTTGACCATGAGACACGAGCTCTCACGTCCTGGTGACTGTGCGTCGACACTGGATCCATTCTGAGCGTCAGACAAAGGAAAGGATTGTGGCCGCCCGCACGGCGTGGGCTGCTGGAAGGcccacctctgcctctgtccaGAAAGAACATTCCTCTGTGCTCCGAGCAGAGGAAAGCGTCTGTGGCCTTGTCCGGGGGCCTGCGTGGATCCCTAGTGGGCACTGACTGACGACTTTCGGTAAAGCGACAACTTGGAGCGTGGCTGCTTTCCAAGAGCATCACAGTGGACGAGACCCTCCAGTCCCGCGGACGTGTCAGCGGCCTCGTCCGACCGTCTACACAGTCGAATGCAAAGCGAACCTTCCAAAATTCCAAAAACAGGACGACGTGGTGGCGCCGGGAAGCCTGTGGAAGCCCTGGGGACCCGTGTGCGCACGCCCCTCCCTCCGGCGAGGAAGCTTCTAGAACGTCCCCGGGTGGGCGTGGAACCACGGCCTCGGGGGCAGCACAGAGACTCCCGGGGACCAAGCGCCTCGCCCACGGGCACCCAGCTAACCCCGCGCTCCTCCCCGAGCTCTTATTGCACAAAAATGAAAGCAGCAGCCTTGCTTCTTGTCCTTGGAGGAGCCCGGACTTGAGGAGGGCGAGACTCCCGCCGCCCGGGGGTGTCAGGAAGGGCACAGGGTCAGTGGCGGGTGTGTGTCCTCGTCCCCAGGTGTGTGTCCCCCGGAAGGAAGTGCCTCCTGGGGATTGAGCTCCTTCCAAGGGTAAGAGACCTGGGGAAGGACGGCTGGCAGGTCCCTGGGAGACCCCAGTGCATGCCGTCACCAAGGGGCGTCCTcagtgcctccccaccccccggccgCGTGTTCAGTGATGAGCAGCAGACCTCACCCCACGGGTTAAACAGCATGGAGAGCCGGTGCCAGTTAGACAAGTGGGAAGCCCTGGCCCGGCCCGTGCCTTTTTCTCAACTCAACCCCCCTTCCCGCCCCATCCCCTGCGCAAAGCAGCCACGGGGACCCGGTAACTGCGCTCCCGGATCACGGGCGCCGGCATGCAGTTCCCAGACCGAACCATTTATCCAAATTAGAACCATTCTCCAGAAACAAAATCAGAcccttttaattgaaaataaaacccaGCAACCctgaaggctcttttttttttttaatgagagacagtCTTCCTGCTTTCTCGTTCCATTAATCACAGAGTTTACAGGATCTGTCAGAACAGCTCGGTAAGAAGCCTCCCTCCTCCTCGGCCTGCGGGCCTGGTTTTCGCCCCGTGGGCGCCAGGGCCCGGGGACGCAGAGAGGTCGCAAGGCGCGCGTGGCTGGCTCCTCGAGGGCCAGCTCGGGGGAGCTTCCGGAGGTCCGGGCGCGCGAAGGACGGACAGCCCCCACATGCTAGTCCCAGCAGCCCAAGTCCAACAACAGATACACAAGGATACTCGGCCTTGACATGGGGGCCACCGACACCAGCCAAGGGGCACCGAACCTGGAAGCGTGATGCTCAGTGAAGGAGCCAAATACTGTGTGACCCGACCCCGACGAGGCCGCTGGAGGACTCGCACCCGGGTCCTTGGAGGTCTCGCTCTCCTAGAGCCGGAAATTGTGCAGcaaggagggggcgggggggactcGGTGCTTTAGTTTCACGAGATGGACACGGACCTAGGGATGCACAGCGACGGCGCTTGCAGGACACGACTGTGCTTGGTACTGCTGGACGGCCCGGGGCCTCTGCCCACAGGCCCTGCACCCCAAAGCCCCCAGGACTTCCTCCCTTCCCGGCTGTAGTGCAACTTcaaaaaaagcttcaaaaaacGTTAAAACGGGAAATTTTTTTATGTTCTGTGCGTTttagcacaatttaaaaaaaaaaaagtttgtgctCTTTGACCTCTTGGCCCAGGCTTTAAAGTCGTGAACGTGCCCAACCAGGGTCTTGCTCAACAGCTTCTGTTTCCTCCAAGTCTACAGCCAGCGGGGAGCGTGGGAAAACTATTTTGGAGCAAGAGAGTCAAAAATCAGTGGAAGAAGCTCAGAGCTGgagcgcctgggaggctcagcggtggagcgcctgccttgggcccagggcgtgaccccagggtcccgggatcgagtcccgcctcgggctccctgcatggagcctgctcctccctctgcctgggtctctctctgcctccctctctgtgtctctcacaaaaaaattaaataaaaaaacaaggctCAGACCTCCTTTACCCAGGAAGCTTCTCCGACCCCTGAGCCACGCAGATGGCCAATGGCCCGTCCCTTCCTGGGCTGGGACACAAGATGCAGCCTCACTGGCGTCCAAGGGCCCTCCCGCCCGctcagcacccctgcccccagagtCTGAGCCGAGAGGAGgccccctgccctcacccccgcCCGCCGGCGACTCAGATCTTTTTAGTGATGAACTGGAAACACACCTGTCCCGGATCACAGGGCAGACGCGCCCCGCCCCGTGGGGGATCAGATAGCGCCTCAGAGAATGAGGAAGTGCGGTTCCGACGGGGACCCCGGGCTACACACGCAGGGAGGGTCACCCAAGCCGCCAGCAAGCCCCCCAGGTCACACGACACAGTGCTGTGGGTGGGGCGAGCCCCCGTgagccccggggcaggggcagaggcggGGAGCCCCAGGATGCTCACGGCTGGGCCGGCTCCACCCCAGGTCTGGGGCCACCAGAGTCCACTTTCCTCCCAGCGGGCTGCCCGAACCTCGCCTTTGATCTGCATCCAGAATCACccgtggggagggagggcggcACCGAGTCAATGGAGCCCTTTTGTCCCTGGAGCCAGGCCGCTGCTCCAGCTCCGGGAGGAATGTGCACGGAacgcaggggcagcccggggccaCCTCGCAGGCCAGATGCGGGCCTGCACACCCCCATAGCGACCCGCGGCCACGCAGCTGTGAGCTGGGGGCCTGGAGCACTTGCCTGCTGCCCTGGCTGGCCAGCGAGTCTTGAGCCTCCCACCCCTCAGGGTGCTTTCGCTCCAGGCCAGGGCCAGCTGCTCGTGGCTGGACGGGGCCCACGGGTGCAGTGAGGGCGGTGCGGGCGGGGCAGCCCGGCCCCGGGGCGCCAGCTGCTCCCCGCTAGGAGGCTGGAACAAGGTCCCACAGATGCGTCCGGAGAACAAAGCCGGGGCTGCCCGGGCACAGGGAGCGCGAGcatctcccctgagcagggaagaggaaggcaggagccccccacccccacccccagagagcacggggaggaaggaagagagaagcaaggaCAGACACAGGCTCTGTGTCCGAGGAAGCAGCTGCTGGGGGAACCCTGCCAGCTGGGGACACCTCGCCCGCCCCCCGCGGAACCGTGGCGACCCCGAGAAGGAGCCTCGGTGGCGACCCCGAGAAGGAGCCTCGGATCACAGACAGGCCCGGTTCCCAACCCAGCCCCAAGGCTCCGGCCCCCCGTGTGTCTCCAGACCTGCCAGCCCCGTGACGGGTGAGCCGGTGAAGCACGCGGGGCTGCAGGGCCCACCTTGGGGGAAATACAGACAGAAACcacgcggggcggggggcggcggggcacGGGTCAGCTGCCGTCCAGCAGCGCCGCGGCAGTGAGCACAGCTGTGCGGTCAAAGGGACGCGTGGACTGTGCAAGGTCACCAGGCTGGGTGCCGGGGCGCTCCCGGGCCCTcccaggcttcctgcccagcccCGGAATGCCTCTGCCTCGGAAAGGCCCGGAGCAAAGGCTTCCCCCGGGGCTGCTGCTGGCCGGAGGAGGGACCTCTGCGGAGGGCGTGTTCCCGTGACTCCCCAGGGCGTAAACTAATTTATCCTAGTTTAGCCCACCCACCGGGGACAAAATTCTTTGATGCTAGTCAGTAgattgttgttaaaaaaaaaagagtaacataaaaagaattttttaaatcaaaaaaaagTAACATAACTCATAAAACGTGTAGGGGCCATTGCTGAGGACTGGGTGACACAGTGACACAGGGTCCCGGCCCCGGTGGGGGGCACCCGGGCCTCCTCCCTCCAATTCAGCAGAGGCAGCccccagctgggggagggggttccAGAACACTCTACCGGGCAGCACCAGCAGGCCCACGGGCGACACCGCGAGCGCAGGAGGACGGGGCAGCGAGatgcaggggagcagcagagcccCTCGGGCTGCACGGGGCCCCGGGTGTTCAGCAAACCCTGTCCTCGCAGGCAGGGGCAACAGGAAGGTGTAGGGACCTGCAGACTCGCGTTTCCTGCCTTTATAGGGAAGGGAAGAGACACCAAGAAGGAACTTCCTACCCTGGACGGCTGTGGGGTGGAGGGACCGGAGGGACCGGGCCCTTCACCCTCAGAACCCGACGGATGCAGTATCGCAGTCACAGCATCTCTGTGCTGAAGGGAAGTCGAGGCAGCAGCCCTCGGTGGACACGCTCTAGGAGGAGCGGGTGTTTCCAAGCAGGGAGGCAGCGTGACAAGGCCCGGCTCCAGCTGCACGTGGGCACCGTCCCCTGCTGCGCCAGGACCCCCATCACTGCAGCGTGGTGCAGAGGCCCCAGAACACCCGAGGGCGAGGACGGCGACCCACGCGGCTCTGACTTCACCAGACACCTGCTGCACCGACCAGCTAACGGGGGCTGCTCCTGCCGGCTCCCCGGGGATGTCGGCTCAGGCCTCCGAGTGCACGGGGACCCCGGCGTAGAGCGTCTCCGGAAGGGGCCCGCAGTCCAGGCTGGGCACACCTTCCGGGCCCCACGGCCGGGGGCGCGCTCGGGGGCCTGTGGCTGGGAGCCACCCTGAGGAAGCCTCCTGCTGCCACGGGTGGGCACACCCACAGCAGCCCCGCCCGGAGCTGGCAGGTTGTCCAGCAGGGACGTCCATGCGTCCCCACTCCGGGCACTCCCGGGGCTGGGGCGGGTGTCGGGAGGGAACAGAAACTTTCCCCCAAGATGCGGCTGTTTATGCCAGGCTGATCCCGGCGAAGGAGCTGGCCAGAGCTCTGACCCAGATCCCTCTTtgtcagtttactcatctgtaaaacgggccAGCCGGTGGGTCAGACATGAGGACTCTCTCCCCTCATTTCTCTAGCCTTTTTGCCTTCTTCCCAGGCCTTTGTTTTttaacaccccccaccccaccccagtcaGCAACATCCCCTGCAGGAACATATTTGACCCTGCGACCTTTAGCTCCCAGGGTCACATTTGCAAGTTGCTCCTTTTGAAACCATTAGAAGCCAGAGCGACACTTTGTAAAAGCTCCTTGGTTTGCAGCCAGGAGCTCGGGGTTCCAGGCAGCTCCTACTTTTTCCACCTTCTCAGAAGGTTGCAAAGAATCCAtcggtggcggcggcggcagctATCCCCAGCACCCTGGCGAGGAAGTACGCACCCACTCGGTCAGGGCGAGGACCCCCAGGCTGCACCCGGTTCCACCAACTGCGACGAGATACCTGGCctttcctctgcctccctttGCACGACCGTAAAATGGGGCAATGACCCAGCCCAGCTCCCTCCGAGGGATGGAAGGCAAAGGCGACACACGCAGAGCATTCAGCGCAAGCAAACTCTCGGAAAGTACCTGTCCTTGGGCCGCGCTCGCGTCTGAGGTCCCCGCCACTGCGCGATATTGCAAAGTAAGATACTATTACTTGGTCTGCGAGGTCAGGAGTCTGGCCTCCTGCCAGTTCCCCGGGCACAAAGGTCCCCTCATTCCGGCAGCCcggcctcccctccaccctccagctGCAGGGactccccggcccctcccgggccctgcaggcctcTCCACACAAACGCTTTTCTTAATActtgttgattgatttgcaaatataacCTCCCGGCCCTGGAGTGCCCGGAGAGCCCAGGACAAGAGTCTCTTTGGGGAGCCAAGGGTCACGGGGCTTCAGGGACCGCCGTGGGCACGCGGCAAATCCACCCAACGTCAAAAGGCCTGGTCCAGAGGCCGTTCTCAGGACGCAAGGAGGTATCAACCGGTATCAATACGTTATCAATACGGTATCAATGCGGTATCAATGCACATTAAGGCGACGAGCGCCGAGGCCTTCAGGCCCCCCCGAGCGGCCTCCCGAGTTCCGGGGCCCCCGCGCTCGCCGCCCAGGGCCTGCGCCCCCGAGGCCGGTGTGAGGCGCGGGGCGCCCTCCGGGTCGCGGCCTCCGGGAGGcgggcccaggccccagggcgCAGGCCGCTCCCCGGCTCCCTCCCCGCGCGGTGCCGGCCCGGGGGCGCGTGCCACAGgtggcggggccgggccgggcgccctGCTCCTCCGCGGGGACCCACAGGCCCGCGGTCCGCGCTGGGAgaggccccggcgcccccgccccgcaggctcGGGCCCCAGGGAGCGGAgaccgccccccccgccccccgcaagcGGGCCCGGCCCGAGACAAAGCGGGCGGCCGCGCTCCCCGTACCTGGGCCGGCGCTCCCGGGGCGATGGGCGCAGCAGGCCGGGCGGCCGTCCTCCCCGCTCGCAGCCGCGCCCGCCGCGGGGCCCCCTCCAGGCGGCGCGGGCGAGCACCACCAGTCACCTGGCCTcggcgcccggccccgcggccgccccgcccccgcgcgcccccgtgCACCCCCGGGACCCCCCGTGCACCCCCGGGACCTCCCCGTGTGCGCTCGGGACCCCCGGGACCTCTCCGTGCGCCCCCGGGatccccccgcgcgcccccgtgCACCTCCGGGACCGCTCCGTGCATCCCTGGGACCTCCCCGTGCGCCCCCGGGACCCTCCCCCGCGTGCCCCCGTGCACCCTCGGGACCGCCCCGTGCACCCCTGGGACCTCCCCGTGCGCCTCCGGGACCCTCGCGCGCCCCCGTGCACCCTCGGGACCGCCCCGTGCACCCCTGGgacctccccgcgcgcccccgtgCACCCCCGGGACCTACCCGTGCGCCCTCGGGACCCCCGCGCGCCCCTGTGCACCCCCCACCTCTCCGCGCGTCCCCGTGCACCCCCGGGACCTCCCCGTGAGCCCCCGATaccccccccgcgcgcccccgtgCATCCCCAGGACCTCCCCGTGCGACCCCGGGACCCCCCCGCGTGCCCCCGGGACCTCCCCAGGCACCCACGGGACCTCCCTGTGCACCCCCGGGACCCCCCCGTGCACCCCTGGGACACCCCGCGCGCCCCCAGGACCCCCCTGCGTGCCCCCGGGA includes these proteins:
- the LOC121488776 gene encoding basic proline-rich protein-like — translated: MHIKATSAEAFRPPRAASRVPGPPRSPPRACAPEAGVRRGAPSGSRPPGGGPRPQGAGRSPAPSPRGAGPGARATGGGAGPGALLLRGDPQARGPRWERPRRPRPAGSGPRERRPPPPPPASGPGPRQSGRPRSPYLGRRSRGDGRSRPGGRPPRSQPRPPRGPLQAARASTTSHLASAPGPAAAPPPRAPVHPRDPPCTPGTSPCALGTPGTSPCAPGIPPRAPVHLRDRSVHPWDLPVRPRDPPPRAPVHPRDRPVHPWDLPVRLRDPRAPPCTLGTAPCTPGTSPRAPVHPRDLPVRPRDPRAPLCTPHLSARPRAPPGPPREPPIPPPRAPVHPQDLPVRPRDPPACPRDLPRHPRDLPVHPRDPPVHPWDTPRAPRTPLRAPGTSPGTHGTSLCAPGTPPARPRAPLGHPARPRAPPGPPRAPPGPPRAPPGLPRAPPGPPYAPPGSPPCTPGTSLCALGTPTQRAPGTSPRVPVHTRETPGEPPGTQPPPRAPQGPPQRAPGTPRVPPGPAPVRSRDRAPRDPGIPVRASGTCPRAPPGPPPPAPRVHAPQTEPGIGSPRPALYETPAPQPAGQGRGHQERRRSGGGHSQLTPEWGRGWHYHEPVCPKVQVPAGRMNDYANLSFVRCENVHLQLQGP